From a single Anaerolineaceae bacterium oral taxon 439 genomic region:
- a CDS encoding ABC transporter substrate-binding protein, whose protein sequence is MKKSHMLSVLILSFVVLFAAFPVHAEKQQISLWFWGAEPYSQEALNTILADTYNASQDEYELIIEYRNTVDNDINVALAAGEGPDIVYGSGPAFVMPLADAGALAPLDTYSEKYGWKDRILSPLYDSGTVNGVLYSLGNSVSTMGIFYNKKVLAENGWEVPTTIDELITVMDEAIDKGMYASVTGNKGWKPVNENYSSLFLTHFAGPRAVYNSLTGKEKWNNPRIASAIEKSAEWFNKGYLGGEDYINLNFSESIQLLADGKSPFFFGPSIGFQWAASFFVDDKAEDLGFAPFPAGEKDVPYPLYTLGVACTLSINANSEHKDAAAAILDMMMTPEFMQKMTEAWPGYWGVPLKDLSAVDTSNMGPLSKSFTEAVRSVSDAINNGNFGYYTNVFFPAATQTQFIDIETVWYGEATVSEFLDRVDKEFQVEFEKGLVPPIPEPAQQ, encoded by the coding sequence ATGAAGAAAAGCCATATGTTATCTGTATTAATATTGTCGTTCGTGGTCTTATTCGCCGCATTCCCCGTTCATGCGGAAAAACAACAAATCAGTTTATGGTTTTGGGGCGCGGAGCCTTATTCGCAGGAAGCACTGAATACGATTCTTGCTGACACATATAACGCGTCGCAGGATGAATACGAATTGATTATTGAATATCGCAATACAGTTGATAACGATATTAATGTCGCGCTTGCCGCCGGGGAAGGGCCGGACATTGTTTATGGTTCAGGGCCTGCATTTGTCATGCCGTTAGCGGACGCCGGCGCTTTAGCTCCGTTGGACACGTATTCGGAAAAATACGGATGGAAAGATCGAATTCTTTCTCCGTTATATGATTCCGGGACGGTCAACGGCGTATTATATAGTCTGGGGAATTCTGTCAGTACAATGGGTATCTTCTATAACAAAAAGGTCCTGGCAGAAAACGGTTGGGAGGTCCCGACTACGATCGACGAATTAATAACGGTCATGGATGAAGCTATTGATAAAGGAATGTACGCGTCTGTTACCGGAAATAAGGGGTGGAAACCGGTCAACGAAAATTATTCATCTTTGTTCCTGACGCATTTTGCCGGTCCCCGCGCGGTTTACAATTCCTTGACCGGGAAAGAAAAATGGAACAATCCTCGTATTGCCAGCGCGATTGAAAAATCTGCGGAGTGGTTCAATAAAGGATATCTTGGGGGCGAGGATTATATAAACCTGAATTTCAGCGAATCAATTCAGCTATTGGCGGATGGGAAATCTCCGTTTTTCTTTGGCCCAAGCATTGGTTTCCAGTGGGCGGCTTCTTTCTTTGTTGATGATAAGGCTGAAGATTTAGGGTTCGCGCCGTTCCCTGCCGGCGAAAAAGACGTTCCGTATCCATTGTATACGTTGGGAGTAGCCTGCACCCTTTCAATTAACGCGAATTCAGAACATAAAGACGCTGCTGCTGCGATTTTGGATATGATGATGACTCCAGAATTTATGCAGAAAATGACAGAGGCCTGGCCGGGATATTGGGGCGTTCCGTTGAAAGACCTTTCTGCTGTTGATACGAGCAATATGGGGCCGCTTTCCAAATCCTTTACTGAAGCGGTTCGGTCCGTTTCGGACGCGATTAATAACGGTAATTTCGGGTATTATACAAATGTTTTCTTCCCGGCCGCAACCCAAACTCAGTTCATAGATATCGAAACTGTATGGTACGGCGAAGCGACAGTGAGCGAATTTCTTGATAGAGTTGATAAAGAGTTTCAGGTTGAGTTTGAAAAGGGTCTGGTTCCTCCGATCCCAGAGCCGGCGCAGCAATAA
- a CDS encoding uridine phosphorylase, which produces MLKSEQIRRKESIRDIVRDYRYNRNIPQRGLLIDNRPAMTQIDPQKVGEYVLVTVRDPLCSYGCDPAKLIAEKLEKSERIGLSGMFTSYSGTYKGARITVVSGGSGAAEAELLLYDYMEYSAATTYIRVGGSGGMGDDVNPGDIVISSGVVREDGMTSSYIPQSFPAVCNYEVVLAMVRAAEELKCSYHVGITLSVSSDFVGCGRPGVGGYLQPWNVQMPGIYNRAGVLNGDRESAAIVTLANLFGFRGGSVCSVADNMITGKKFEAGCGHLNAIDLVLEGCAVLHQMDYEKASKRYWYPELTKERGNLI; this is translated from the coding sequence ATGTTAAAAAGTGAGCAAATTCGTCGGAAAGAGTCAATCCGCGATATCGTTAGAGATTATCGATATAACCGTAATATCCCGCAGCGCGGCTTACTTATTGATAACCGTCCTGCCATGACGCAGATCGATCCGCAGAAGGTAGGTGAATATGTTTTGGTAACTGTCCGCGATCCGCTCTGCAGTTATGGATGCGATCCTGCGAAACTGATTGCTGAGAAGCTTGAAAAAAGCGAACGGATTGGATTATCGGGAATGTTTACAAGTTATAGCGGAACTTATAAGGGGGCAAGGATAACTGTCGTCAGCGGGGGAAGCGGGGCTGCTGAAGCGGAGCTGCTGCTTTATGACTATATGGAGTATTCGGCTGCGACAACATATATTCGAGTCGGAGGTTCCGGGGGCATGGGCGACGATGTTAATCCCGGCGATATCGTAATCAGCAGTGGTGTCGTTCGGGAAGACGGTATGACAAGTTCATATATTCCGCAATCTTTTCCGGCGGTTTGCAATTATGAAGTTGTTTTAGCGATGGTACGAGCGGCAGAAGAACTTAAATGTTCGTATCATGTGGGTATAACGCTTAGCGTATCGAGCGACTTTGTCGGCTGCGGCCGTCCCGGCGTCGGCGGTTATTTACAGCCTTGGAACGTTCAAATGCCTGGGATCTATAATCGTGCCGGCGTGCTGAATGGGGATCGTGAATCCGCCGCGATTGTCACGTTAGCGAACTTATTCGGTTTTCGAGGCGGATCGGTTTGTTCTGTTGCGGACAATATGATTACCGGAAAAAAATTCGAGGCTGGCTGTGGTCATTTAAATGCAATCGACCTTGTTTTAGAAGGTTGTGCGGTTTTGCATCAAATGGATTATGAGAAGGCTTCAAAAAGATATTGGTATCCGGAATTGACAAAAGAGAGAGGCAATTTGATATGA
- a CDS encoding ADP-ribosylglycohydrolase yields the protein MAIERYKEKIYAGVLGKIIGVYLGRPIEGWSYEKICRTFGDVDYYKNFEIGVPLIVPDDDISGTFAFYRALEDNGYSRDISAAQIGNGWLNYIIKNKTILWWGGLGRSTEHTAYLRLLNGIRPPESGSIARNGRSIAEQIGAQIFIDSWALVNPDDAESAVRMAREAASVSHDGVAIDAACYWAAMESSAFSESNIDRLMNDSLRYVKNSTLLNLIQDVCELCEKQDDWRKVRDWIADVHGYDKYSGSCPIVTNHLVMLMALRYGRDDFQKSISIACSAGWDTDCNAGNVGCLNGIRLGLHGINAGADLRSIVADRLYVVTSDGGSCVSDAVLESRKIFKAAARLRDEVVAQPEERFVFEFPGSFQGWGVHPSCLMNPAHGRLANEDGKQGLVLHYSNLARGVSAAYSVETFPGQKSSGRDGTSYFEVLSSPTLYPTQKIHVVIRSDQCANPQLRFFVEYLSCDGAVENNFSPQYPILHGRNEFDWVVPKLNSQAIFRFGVELTSSNRLDGELHLISVDWGDAPIAYRLGRSIELSPDLTPWTTETMWLKTFMSSAEQFFPDFATTFSISHPKENGVVTTGTMDWKDYAVESRITFSQNEGAGIVARAKGHRRYYAAIIKNGVAMIAIRKDEILNPIVSIPFNCATDSTHLLRFEVRESCLRFMIDSVDLLTCEDGSYARGGAGFIVASGAILAEGFLIEKL from the coding sequence ATGGCGATTGAACGATATAAAGAGAAAATATATGCCGGCGTTCTCGGAAAAATTATCGGCGTCTATTTAGGGCGACCGATCGAGGGTTGGTCTTACGAAAAGATTTGCCGGACTTTTGGAGATGTTGATTATTATAAAAATTTTGAAATCGGCGTGCCATTGATTGTTCCTGACGACGATATCTCCGGGACATTCGCTTTTTATCGAGCTTTAGAGGACAACGGATATTCGCGCGATATTTCAGCAGCACAAATTGGCAACGGTTGGTTGAATTATATTATCAAAAATAAAACGATTCTTTGGTGGGGCGGATTAGGACGTTCCACGGAGCATACGGCCTATTTACGATTATTGAACGGAATCAGGCCTCCTGAAAGCGGTTCGATTGCGCGGAATGGGCGGAGTATTGCCGAACAAATCGGCGCTCAGATTTTTATCGACTCCTGGGCGTTGGTAAATCCAGATGATGCTGAAAGCGCTGTAAGGATGGCGCGGGAAGCTGCGAGCGTCAGCCATGATGGGGTAGCGATCGATGCGGCTTGTTACTGGGCTGCGATGGAATCGTCAGCTTTTTCAGAATCCAATATCGATCGTTTAATGAACGATTCGCTGCGATATGTGAAAAATTCAACGTTGTTAAATTTAATTCAAGATGTCTGTGAACTGTGTGAGAAACAGGATGATTGGCGAAAGGTTCGGGACTGGATCGCTGATGTTCATGGGTATGATAAATATTCGGGAAGCTGCCCAATTGTTACAAATCATCTGGTCATGTTGATGGCGCTGCGATATGGGCGGGATGATTTTCAAAAGTCGATATCTATTGCGTGCAGCGCTGGCTGGGATACGGATTGCAACGCCGGGAATGTTGGATGTTTGAATGGTATTCGGTTGGGCTTACACGGAATCAATGCCGGCGCAGATTTGCGTTCGATTGTGGCGGATCGTCTTTATGTGGTTACGTCTGATGGCGGTAGCTGCGTTTCGGACGCAGTTCTTGAATCGCGTAAGATTTTCAAGGCCGCGGCGAGGCTCCGGGATGAAGTGGTAGCCCAACCGGAAGAAAGGTTTGTTTTCGAATTTCCCGGATCATTTCAGGGCTGGGGTGTTCATCCGAGCTGTTTGATGAATCCGGCTCATGGGCGCTTGGCGAATGAAGACGGGAAGCAGGGCTTGGTTCTGCATTACTCAAATTTAGCGAGGGGCGTTAGCGCGGCGTACTCTGTTGAAACGTTTCCTGGTCAAAAATCGTCAGGCCGGGATGGGACGAGTTATTTTGAAGTTTTGTCCTCTCCAACGCTCTATCCGACACAAAAGATACATGTTGTGATTCGTTCTGATCAGTGTGCGAATCCTCAACTGCGTTTTTTTGTTGAATATCTGAGCTGTGACGGAGCCGTTGAGAATAATTTCAGCCCCCAATACCCAATTCTTCATGGCAGGAATGAGTTTGATTGGGTCGTTCCGAAACTTAATAGCCAGGCTATTTTTCGATTTGGTGTTGAGCTTACAAGTTCAAATCGTTTGGATGGCGAGCTGCATCTGATTTCTGTGGATTGGGGTGATGCGCCGATTGCGTATCGCTTGGGCCGTTCGATCGAACTGAGCCCCGACTTGACGCCCTGGACAACTGAAACGATGTGGTTAAAAACGTTTATGAGCTCAGCGGAGCAATTCTTCCCTGATTTCGCGACGACTTTTTCTATTTCTCATCCTAAAGAAAACGGCGTTGTTACAACCGGAACGATGGATTGGAAAGATTATGCGGTTGAATCAAGGATTACCTTTTCGCAAAATGAGGGCGCCGGTATTGTTGCCCGTGCGAAAGGGCATCGACGATATTATGCTGCCATAATTAAAAATGGTGTGGCGATGATTGCGATTCGCAAAGATGAAATTTTAAACCCGATCGTTTCAATTCCATTCAATTGCGCGACTGACTCGACTCACCTTCTTCGTTTTGAGGTCCGGGAAAGCTGTCTTAGGTTCATGATTGACAGCGTCGATCTCCTTACATGTGAAGACGGAAGTTATGCCCGTGGCGGGGCCGGTTTTATTGTTGCGTCTGGCGCAATTCTGGCGGAGGGTTTTCTAATCGAAAAATTATAG
- a CDS encoding sugar-binding protein, whose amino-acid sequence MKTNTWIDKLLIAPALLISLFVVLIPGILTVVVSLTDWNGIKPELNFIGFRNFQELFADKYFWRSMTNNIKWTLLFLTIPVLIGLITSVFLFQIKKGRTAFQLMYLFPYVLAPVTNAMLWLNIIYNPRSGIFGYLKSIGWSIASPLSNLKTALIGVAAVDIWHFWGFLTVVYFAALRQTPEEQIEAAKVEGCGGWHMFQYVYFPNIFPTFLLMFIMITINSFLTFDYIYLLTNGGPAHMTEMLSTYAYSFAFSALQVGKASAVGLFMSFFGFVAAVFYVRASRTETLS is encoded by the coding sequence ATGAAGACAAATACATGGATTGATAAGTTGCTGATAGCCCCTGCATTATTGATTAGTTTATTTGTTGTGCTAATCCCCGGAATTTTGACGGTCGTTGTTTCGCTGACGGATTGGAACGGTATTAAACCGGAGTTGAATTTCATCGGATTTAGAAATTTTCAAGAGTTGTTTGCCGATAAATATTTTTGGCGTTCAATGACGAATAATATAAAATGGACGTTATTATTTTTGACGATTCCGGTGTTGATCGGGTTGATTACTTCCGTTTTCCTGTTTCAAATAAAAAAAGGGCGAACCGCTTTTCAACTGATGTATTTGTTCCCATATGTACTCGCGCCAGTTACCAACGCGATGCTTTGGCTGAATATTATTTATAATCCACGCTCTGGTATATTTGGTTATTTAAAATCAATCGGTTGGTCAATAGCTTCTCCTCTTTCAAATTTAAAAACAGCGTTGATTGGTGTTGCCGCTGTCGATATCTGGCATTTTTGGGGATTTCTGACCGTCGTATATTTCGCCGCGCTCAGGCAGACGCCGGAGGAACAAATTGAAGCTGCAAAGGTGGAAGGCTGCGGCGGTTGGCACATGTTTCAATATGTGTATTTTCCTAATATTTTTCCTACTTTTCTTCTCATGTTTATTATGATAACGATTAATTCATTTCTGACCTTTGACTATATCTATCTGCTGACGAATGGCGGGCCTGCACATATGACAGAAATGCTCAGTACGTACGCTTATTCTTTTGCATTCAGCGCGCTGCAAGTTGGGAAGGCGTCTGCCGTTGGTTTATTTATGAGTTTCTTTGGCTTTGTTGCCGCTGTTTTCTATGTTCGGGCGAGTCGGACTGAAACGCTTAGTTAA
- a CDS encoding secondary thiamine-phosphate synthase enzyme, with protein MISLTEDVNKIVAESQVESGVCLVYTPHTTGGITITSFWDPNGLEDIQDEICRLIPTRIDFKHQHDTPQDAAGHVKSSLIGVSLSLMVEGGKLLLGHSQGIYFLEFDGPRKREVYVKVFSD; from the coding sequence ATGATCTCACTGACTGAAGATGTAAACAAGATTGTTGCAGAGAGTCAGGTTGAGTCAGGCGTTTGTCTTGTCTATACGCCGCATACGACAGGCGGCATAACGATTACATCTTTTTGGGACCCTAACGGTTTGGAGGATATTCAAGATGAAATTTGTCGTTTGATTCCAACTCGAATTGATTTTAAACATCAGCATGATACGCCGCAGGATGCTGCCGGGCATGTTAAATCGTCTTTAATAGGCGTTTCTTTATCTCTTATGGTTGAGGGAGGAAAGTTGCTGCTCGGGCATTCCCAGGGGATTTATTTTCTGGAGTTTGACGGGCCAAGGAAGCGGGAGGTTTATGTAAAAGTTTTTTCTGATTAA
- a CDS encoding sugar ABC transporter permease, whose protein sequence is MTPDYRVSQSLSKIFIYIVLVCFALTAVAPLFLVLTNSFKSHAEITRNPLALPSFLNWTNFTTAWKTGKFGRGFINSILLSGSTILIVLIAATLAGYVLAGKRVKRSNLITLYFMVAMTIPLQLFLFPLYFIYAKLKLLGNIFAVSFILAAINMPLAVFLMRTYFLNVPKELEEAARIDGASTKQVLWNIMRPIVSPGLITVSVIVGLQAWNEFMITSTFLQGQKNFTATLGFLSMNGTYTSDQGIMMAGAVIMIVPVILFFISVQKYFIDGLVSGSVKG, encoded by the coding sequence ATGACACCTGATTATCGGGTATCACAGTCGCTTTCTAAAATATTTATTTATATTGTCTTGGTTTGTTTTGCTTTAACAGCAGTTGCCCCTTTGTTTCTGGTATTGACGAATAGTTTCAAAAGCCATGCTGAGATTACGCGTAATCCGTTGGCGCTTCCGTCGTTTTTAAATTGGACAAACTTTACTACTGCATGGAAGACGGGTAAGTTTGGGCGCGGTTTCATCAATAGCATCCTGCTTTCCGGATCGACGATTCTGATCGTTCTTATCGCTGCAACTTTGGCTGGCTATGTGCTGGCTGGTAAACGTGTGAAGCGATCAAACCTGATCACGCTTTATTTCATGGTTGCGATGACGATCCCGCTTCAGCTTTTTCTGTTTCCGCTTTATTTTATCTACGCTAAGCTGAAGCTGTTGGGGAATATTTTTGCCGTCAGTTTTATTCTTGCAGCGATTAATATGCCGTTAGCTGTGTTTTTGATGCGGACGTATTTTTTAAATGTGCCAAAAGAATTGGAAGAAGCGGCGAGAATTGATGGTGCCTCAACGAAGCAGGTCCTTTGGAATATTATGCGCCCGATCGTTTCTCCGGGATTGATTACTGTGTCCGTAATCGTTGGACTTCAAGCGTGGAACGAGTTTATGATTACGTCTACTTTTCTCCAAGGTCAGAAAAATTTCACAGCGACTTTGGGCTTTCTTTCGATGAACGGAACATATACGTCGGATCAGGGAATCATGATGGCGGGGGCGGTTATTATGATTGTTCCGGTCATTCTTTTTTTCATAAGTGTTCAGAAATATTTTATTGACGGTTTAGTCTCGGGTTCGGTCAAAGGATAA
- a CDS encoding sugar isomerase gives MECDNAMRRQVLSLPDLMESQYLDLEARARKVLPTPEIFRIQKIILTGCGDSLAAGMAAKYAFESVAGIPTECVPSIDLSRFYSEIHLGFYPNNSLVIAVSNSGQIARIGEAVQRAHKFGAKVLGVTANEQSLLGKNSDYIMKISIPTFESASGVRTYLVSLMALLLLAVRFSEVRGKITMDMADVYRNDFGSQANLLRSLLPKMDQDCLQVAAKWKGYPAFDFIGSGSDYGTAWYGHAKVFEATGKFAMCANSEDWLHLNVFMRDVNQIGTIIIAGSENAAMSRTKETMTHIAELGRPSILITDGDLDGLGSQIEKICIPSASFSFMSPLTQFCPIALLMGYIAVMIGEKDGRGCEGKWSFCEGGGAVKNSEIFL, from the coding sequence ATGGAATGTGATAATGCGATGAGACGACAGGTTCTTAGCCTGCCTGACCTGATGGAGAGTCAATATCTTGATTTAGAGGCCAGAGCCAGGAAAGTATTGCCGACGCCGGAAATTTTCAGGATTCAAAAGATTATTCTAACCGGATGCGGCGACTCATTGGCAGCCGGCATGGCTGCGAAATATGCGTTTGAATCTGTGGCGGGGATCCCCACCGAGTGTGTGCCTTCTATCGATCTAAGTCGGTTTTATTCGGAGATTCACTTGGGTTTTTATCCAAATAATTCTTTAGTCATTGCGGTTAGCAATTCCGGCCAGATTGCGCGGATTGGCGAGGCCGTCCAACGCGCTCATAAATTCGGAGCAAAGGTTTTAGGGGTTACTGCAAACGAACAGTCGTTGTTAGGAAAGAATTCTGACTATATTATGAAAATTTCGATTCCGACGTTCGAAAGCGCGTCAGGGGTTCGAACGTATCTGGTATCTCTGATGGCGTTGTTGTTATTAGCGGTTCGCTTTTCTGAGGTACGGGGAAAAATAACGATGGACATGGCAGACGTATATCGAAACGACTTTGGATCGCAGGCGAATTTACTTCGCAGCCTGCTGCCGAAGATGGATCAGGATTGTCTTCAGGTCGCTGCAAAATGGAAGGGCTATCCGGCTTTCGATTTTATCGGTTCCGGATCGGATTATGGAACGGCATGGTATGGTCATGCTAAAGTTTTTGAAGCAACTGGTAAATTTGCGATGTGCGCGAATTCAGAAGATTGGCTGCACTTGAATGTTTTTATGCGTGATGTCAATCAAATCGGAACGATAATTATCGCCGGTTCAGAAAACGCGGCGATGAGCAGAACAAAAGAAACGATGACTCATATTGCTGAACTTGGTCGGCCGAGTATTCTGATTACGGATGGGGACCTTGATGGGTTAGGCTCGCAGATAGAAAAGATTTGTATCCCATCGGCTTCTTTTTCTTTTATGTCTCCGCTTACCCAGTTTTGTCCGATTGCTTTGCTGATGGGATATATTGCCGTGATGATTGGCGAAAAAGATGGACGAGGCTGCGAAGGAAAGTGGTCTTTTTGTGAAGGCGGCGGAGCCGTAAAGAATAGCGAAATATTTTTATAA
- a CDS encoding hydrolase: MNDDSKNIAKKVILDCDPGMDDSMAIVMAAKSRKLELLAVTTVNGNYSIETTSKNALKTLEMIARSDIPVARGMGKPMIRPVPKDPFTHGIDGQAENFLPEPASGVSKLHAVDLIIQTVKRYPGEVYILCTGPMTNLALALIKAPEIVRLIPAVIAISGMFGLNEYAFKNATGDTPQSEWNVYVDPEAADIVYRSGVKLVALGLDVATHFDVNFTEAQLNMLKESNRKEARFLYNAIQFVTGRGFDAYCTIIDCLAIGYAIDPTFVKTMKARVGIETKGVLSLGMTVVDRRHHHVWNQLPEIEIGMEVDYTRFLRLLIELVLQ, from the coding sequence ATGAATGATGATTCAAAAAATATTGCTAAAAAAGTAATTTTGGATTGTGATCCTGGTATGGATGATTCGATGGCGATCGTGATGGCCGCGAAATCACGGAAGCTCGAATTGCTGGCTGTGACGACTGTGAATGGGAATTATTCAATCGAAACAACTTCGAAGAATGCTTTGAAAACTTTAGAGATGATTGCTCGTAGCGATATCCCGGTCGCACGCGGAATGGGTAAGCCAATGATTCGTCCAGTTCCGAAAGATCCATTTACGCACGGTATCGATGGACAGGCTGAAAATTTTCTGCCAGAGCCTGCTTCAGGCGTGTCTAAACTGCATGCGGTCGATTTAATTATCCAAACTGTGAAGCGATATCCCGGAGAGGTATATATACTTTGTACCGGTCCAATGACGAATTTAGCGTTAGCCTTGATCAAGGCGCCCGAAATTGTCAGATTGATTCCTGCGGTCATTGCTATTTCTGGAATGTTTGGCCTTAATGAATATGCGTTTAAAAACGCTACTGGTGATACTCCCCAAAGCGAGTGGAATGTATATGTCGATCCGGAGGCTGCGGATATTGTTTACAGGTCCGGTGTGAAATTGGTCGCGTTGGGTTTAGACGTAGCGACTCATTTTGACGTGAATTTTACCGAAGCGCAGCTGAATATGTTGAAGGAAAGTAATCGAAAGGAAGCGCGTTTCCTGTACAACGCGATCCAGTTTGTAACGGGTCGCGGATTTGACGCTTATTGCACGATTATCGATTGTCTGGCTATTGGTTATGCGATCGATCCAACATTCGTAAAAACAATGAAAGCCAGAGTTGGGATCGAAACGAAAGGAGTTCTCTCTTTGGGCATGACGGTAGTTGATCGGCGCCATCATCATGTCTGGAATCAATTACCTGAAATTGAGATTGGCATGGAAGTTGATTATACGCGCTTTTTGCGATTGTTAATCGAACTTGTCCTGCAATAG
- a CDS encoding ADP-ribosylglycohydrolase, with product MDIRKYEETVYAGVLGKIIGVYLGRPVEGWPYQRIIDEFGEISYYKHQECNVPLIVADDDISGTFSFFRAIADTNSENYLTAADFGNAWLNYIIEDKTILWWGGPGRSTEHTAYLNLKRGVQAPESGSIDVNGRTLAEQIGAQIFMDAIAMACPSDPEKAVDLVRKAASVSHDGIALDAACYLGAMESMAFEEKCLEKLFDLGMRYVSDKTLLYLIDDIRTICGAVTDWRQARAKIDEKYGYDVYPGCCHIVPNHAMVLASLLLAGDNFERSIQIAASAAWDTDCNAGNVGCLNGIRLGLEGIDKKSDFRTPVADRMLVISSDGGSVISDAVIQTKKICIAMAKLFDKPFNPRTERFSFDYPGALQGFSVCPYNDAPNVPLRLINSDGGKLDICCYSVGGSVNADFSTPTWLDLSEIALNFSTVASPTLYETQTILWEMLYLDSQELKIAPYVLYYNRENVVSRIIGEAKHIKNGLNLFSWKVPSTEGMPIFRLGFRVSSFERFNGEISLLRLDWNGSPQFFRQSGMLMSSIWNTNPSWLQSWASSAKYFAADFKYTYCVSHPEGNGVVTIGTEDWCDYVVSSRLCFSLHQNGGLVARSTGHRMYYALVFSEYSKIKIICRRNDEIRCIAAANFDYVEDRLYSVCLRVAGNLIQAEIDGTMILSVQDDQYSKGGAGFLVERGTMTADGFSVESEGVSE from the coding sequence ATGGATATTCGAAAATATGAAGAAACAGTCTATGCCGGCGTTTTAGGGAAAATTATCGGCGTTTATCTTGGCAGACCGGTCGAGGGTTGGCCCTATCAAAGAATAATCGATGAATTCGGCGAGATTTCATATTATAAGCATCAGGAATGTAACGTTCCGTTAATCGTCGCGGACGACGATATATCCGGGACGTTCAGTTTCTTTCGTGCGATTGCGGATACGAATTCAGAGAATTATCTGACTGCGGCGGATTTTGGAAATGCATGGCTGAATTATATTATTGAAGATAAAACGATCCTCTGGTGGGGAGGACCAGGCCGATCGACCGAACATACGGCATATCTCAATCTGAAACGAGGTGTTCAGGCGCCTGAAAGCGGTTCGATTGACGTAAATGGGCGAACTCTGGCGGAACAGATCGGCGCGCAGATTTTTATGGACGCAATTGCGATGGCCTGCCCGAGCGATCCTGAAAAAGCGGTTGATTTGGTTCGAAAAGCTGCGTCAGTGAGTCATGACGGTATCGCGTTGGATGCAGCTTGCTACTTAGGTGCAATGGAGTCGATGGCGTTTGAAGAGAAATGTCTTGAAAAGCTGTTTGACCTTGGGATGCGATATGTTTCGGATAAAACCCTTTTGTATCTCATTGACGATATCCGAACGATTTGCGGCGCCGTAACGGACTGGCGTCAGGCGCGCGCTAAGATCGACGAAAAATATGGTTATGACGTTTATCCCGGGTGTTGTCATATCGTTCCGAATCATGCGATGGTTTTAGCCTCTTTACTTTTAGCTGGCGATAATTTTGAACGGTCAATTCAAATCGCGGCGTCGGCGGCATGGGATACTGACTGTAACGCAGGGAACGTAGGATGCCTGAACGGGATTCGCCTCGGCTTGGAAGGAATCGATAAAAAATCTGATTTCAGAACTCCAGTTGCAGATCGGATGTTGGTTATCAGCTCGGATGGCGGGTCGGTTATTTCTGACGCGGTTATTCAAACAAAAAAAATATGCATCGCGATGGCAAAGCTTTTCGACAAGCCATTTAATCCACGGACAGAACGATTCTCTTTTGACTATCCCGGCGCTCTTCAAGGCTTTTCCGTTTGTCCTTATAACGACGCTCCTAACGTACCGCTTCGGTTGATTAATTCTGATGGCGGAAAGCTGGATATTTGTTGTTATTCGGTGGGAGGTTCGGTTAATGCGGATTTTTCAACGCCGACATGGCTTGATCTTTCGGAAATTGCTCTGAATTTTTCTACGGTCGCGTCCCCGACGCTTTACGAAACGCAAACGATCCTATGGGAGATGTTATATCTTGATTCCCAGGAGCTGAAGATTGCGCCATACGTTCTTTATTACAACAGAGAAAATGTTGTCAGCAGAATTATCGGCGAGGCGAAACATATCAAAAACGGGCTCAATCTTTTCTCATGGAAGGTCCCTTCGACAGAAGGAATGCCGATTTTTCGACTTGGTTTCAGGGTCTCATCGTTCGAACGGTTTAATGGTGAGATCTCTCTGCTGCGGTTAGATTGGAATGGCTCGCCGCAGTTTTTTCGGCAGAGTGGAATGCTGATGAGTTCAATTTGGAATACAAATCCGTCTTGGCTCCAATCATGGGCGTCAAGCGCTAAATATTTTGCCGCTGATTTTAAATATACCTATTGCGTTTCGCATCCTGAAGGAAACGGTGTCGTGACGATCGGGACCGAGGATTGGTGCGATTATGTAGTATCAAGCCGGCTCTGTTTTAGTCTGCATCAAAATGGCGGTCTCGTTGCACGAAGCACAGGGCACCGAATGTATTACGCGCTTGTCTTCAGTGAATATTCAAAAATCAAGATTATCTGCCGCCGGAACGACGAGATCCGCTGTATTGCTGCCGCAAATTTTGATTATGTGGAAGATAGATTATACAGCGTTTGTCTCCGCGTTGCGGGGAATCTGATTCAGGCTGAAATTGACGGAACGATGATCCTGTCGGTTCAGGACGATCAATATTCAAAAGGCGGCGCCGGATTCCTTGTTGAGCGCGGCACGATGACGGCTGACGGCTTTTCCGTAGAATCCGAAGGCGTCAGCGAATGA